A single genomic interval of Zobellia nedashkovskayae harbors:
- a CDS encoding sulfatase family protein → MTSFRNYFLTGTIFLLMLSSCKSKEEKTVVKDESPKQPNIVFIYMDDLGYGDLSSYGATQLSTPNIDALAEGGVQFTNGYATSATCTPSRYAILTGRYPWRNKDAKILPGTAPLIISTDQLTVPKVLKEKGYATGIVGKWHLGLGSGNVNWNERVSPGPNEVGFDYSYILAATQDRVPTVYIDNGNVDGLDPNDPIEVSYKENFEGEPTGLDNPELTTMKWHHGHNNSIVNGIPRIGYMKGGEAAKWTDVDMADHFLAKAQAYVTDHKDEPFFLYYALQQPHVPRTPHPRFAGKSVMGPRGDVILEADWVVGEFMKTLEAQGLLENTLIVFSSDNGPVVNDGYYDDSEEKLGKHTPAGVLRGGKYSLFEAGTRVPFITYWKGKIAPGKSDALVCQVDLLTSMAALAGSDKKGEDSENFLDTFLGKTDKGRTELVLEAGSRTALRKGDWAMIPPYKGAAVNTQVNIELGNDSEYQLYNVKEDLRQTKNVAKENPEKLQELIADYEAIRGTSDIEIKELELK, encoded by the coding sequence ATGACAAGTTTTAGAAATTATTTTTTAACTGGCACCATCTTTTTACTAATGTTATCCAGCTGTAAGTCGAAGGAGGAAAAAACGGTAGTTAAAGACGAAAGTCCAAAACAACCTAATATTGTTTTCATTTACATGGATGATTTAGGTTATGGAGACCTAAGTTCATATGGAGCAACGCAGCTAAGTACCCCTAATATTGATGCCTTGGCAGAGGGAGGAGTTCAGTTTACTAATGGTTATGCTACATCGGCAACATGTACGCCAAGTAGATATGCTATTCTTACGGGTAGATATCCTTGGAGAAATAAAGATGCAAAAATACTTCCGGGAACAGCGCCTTTAATTATTAGTACGGATCAGCTTACTGTTCCTAAAGTGCTTAAAGAAAAGGGCTATGCTACGGGTATAGTTGGTAAATGGCACTTAGGCTTAGGTAGCGGTAACGTAAATTGGAACGAGAGAGTATCTCCTGGGCCAAATGAAGTTGGTTTTGATTATTCGTATATATTAGCTGCTACTCAAGACAGAGTGCCAACTGTATATATAGATAATGGTAACGTAGATGGTTTAGATCCAAACGATCCTATAGAAGTAAGTTATAAAGAGAACTTTGAAGGAGAGCCAACAGGTTTGGATAACCCAGAGTTGACTACTATGAAATGGCACCATGGTCATAATAATAGTATCGTAAACGGAATACCACGTATTGGTTACATGAAAGGTGGTGAAGCTGCAAAATGGACAGACGTTGATATGGCTGATCACTTTTTGGCTAAAGCACAAGCTTATGTAACGGATCATAAAGATGAGCCTTTCTTTTTATACTATGCTTTACAGCAACCACATGTACCGCGTACACCACACCCTCGTTTTGCAGGTAAATCCGTAATGGGCCCTCGTGGAGATGTTATTCTTGAGGCGGATTGGGTTGTAGGTGAATTCATGAAGACATTAGAGGCACAAGGTCTTTTAGAAAATACGTTGATTGTTTTTTCTAGTGATAACGGTCCTGTTGTAAATGATGGGTATTATGATGACTCTGAAGAAAAACTTGGTAAGCATACGCCAGCAGGTGTTTTACGTGGTGGAAAATATAGTTTGTTTGAAGCGGGTACTCGTGTTCCTTTTATTACCTATTGGAAAGGAAAGATAGCTCCAGGTAAATCAGATGCTTTGGTTTGTCAGGTAGATTTATTGACTTCAATGGCTGCTTTAGCGGGTAGTGATAAAAAAGGTGAGGATAGTGAGAATTTTCTAGACACTTTTTTAGGTAAAACGGATAAAGGTAGAACGGAATTAGTGTTAGAAGCAGGTTCTAGAACAGCACTTAGAAAAGGAGATTGGGCTATGATTCCGCCATACAAAGGTGCAGCTGTAAATACTCAGGTTAATATAGAGCTGGGTAACGATAGCGAATATCAGTTGTATAATGTTAAGGAAGATTTGAGACAGACTAAAAACGTGGCAAAAGAGAATCCAGAAAAACTTCAGGAATTGATTGCAGACTATGAGGCTATACGAGGTACATCTGATATAGAAATCAAAGAACTGGAATTAAAATAG
- a CDS encoding alkaline phosphatase D family protein — MTIKRRKFIQNLGLAVPMLASPFNPILAKEMVFTNLATSDLVNSPFKADFKKYNERVWIGSSFWAVPMEDWEIKNNRLEFSGVEKQSRLHILTHVLGENQGDFEFTGNLGLLEDKGKKGGVGFSVGIKDYTDPNSVKAACYFGKGISVGVNLEGDIYIDKKTEALPSGFDFGNISLQLKGHNKGGETQLELKATDAAGKNITLKNTVKGNLDGLVALENKGSEKGESTFWWEDIEFSGSKVQYKPDNSFGPILWAMYTLSQGKLKLTAQLPPVGVKDSQKVELQFLRNGKWIKDEKSQIDPVSFTSVFSIEDWNSSEDIKYRLRYNIDKERHTYEGVIRKEPLDRPLTFGGLTCQHAMGFPYRPLVENLDKSNPDILYFSGDQLYEANGGYPIKRQPEDKAILNYLGKWYMFGWAFGDVLRNRPCICTPDDHDVYQGNLWGEGGEGITFEEWEKVRDAHGGLVQTPNFVNVVNKTQCGHMPEAYDQAPMKSNISTWYTHLVYGKVSFAVVSDRLFKSGPEMVRAGEGRIDHLTSPAKPGELESADLNFMGQRQLEFLNDWVADWEGVNMKVLLSQTLFSNVGTHHGPEKEFLFGDLDSGGWPKSRRDKVVETIRKACAFHINGDQHLPFVVQYSINEPRDGGWTFCTPAISTGYPRWGQPDSVNVPFTDRPAHGLPNTGCYRDGFGNDNYIYAVGNPTDDFEEEFDRYQKAQKKASGYGIVTFDTTERTIKMEAFRFLANLDIMSENNTYPGWPLTIQQSDNDGRRPIGYLPKLEVKSANQLLKIINDDTKELVHVMRIKGNTYTPSVYELGKYTLIIGEGATEKTISGIEITIDPKKTISV; from the coding sequence ATGACAATCAAACGAAGAAAATTTATACAAAACTTAGGACTTGCCGTGCCCATGCTGGCAAGTCCTTTTAACCCCATTCTTGCAAAAGAAATGGTGTTTACAAACTTAGCTACATCAGATTTGGTCAATTCACCATTTAAGGCAGACTTCAAAAAGTATAACGAAAGGGTGTGGATAGGAAGTTCCTTTTGGGCCGTACCCATGGAGGACTGGGAAATTAAAAATAACCGACTTGAATTTTCAGGTGTAGAGAAGCAATCAAGGCTTCACATATTAACTCATGTACTAGGGGAGAACCAAGGAGACTTTGAGTTTACAGGAAATCTGGGGTTACTTGAGGACAAAGGTAAAAAGGGAGGTGTTGGTTTTTCCGTTGGAATAAAAGATTACACAGATCCCAACAGCGTTAAAGCAGCTTGTTACTTTGGTAAAGGTATTTCCGTAGGCGTAAATCTGGAAGGAGATATTTATATTGATAAGAAGACAGAAGCGCTACCTAGCGGATTTGACTTTGGAAATATTTCACTTCAGTTAAAAGGGCATAATAAGGGAGGAGAAACACAGCTTGAACTTAAAGCGACTGATGCAGCAGGAAAAAATATAACATTAAAGAATACTGTAAAAGGGAATCTAGATGGACTTGTTGCTCTGGAGAATAAGGGCAGTGAAAAAGGAGAAAGTACCTTTTGGTGGGAAGATATTGAATTTTCAGGTTCAAAAGTCCAATACAAACCGGACAATAGTTTTGGACCTATTTTATGGGCTATGTATACCTTATCACAAGGTAAATTGAAACTTACTGCACAGCTTCCGCCAGTAGGAGTAAAAGATTCTCAAAAAGTAGAATTACAGTTTTTAAGAAATGGAAAATGGATAAAAGATGAGAAATCTCAAATTGATCCAGTTTCGTTTACCTCGGTTTTTTCCATTGAGGATTGGAATTCTTCAGAAGATATTAAATATCGTTTACGCTATAACATAGATAAAGAAAGACATACTTATGAGGGAGTTATTCGCAAAGAACCTTTAGATAGACCTTTAACCTTTGGCGGACTTACTTGTCAGCATGCCATGGGATTTCCCTATCGCCCCTTAGTAGAGAACCTAGATAAGTCTAATCCTGATATACTTTATTTTTCTGGTGATCAGCTGTATGAAGCTAACGGAGGTTATCCTATTAAGAGGCAACCAGAAGATAAAGCCATTCTCAACTATTTGGGTAAATGGTATATGTTTGGTTGGGCTTTTGGTGATGTATTAAGAAACAGACCTTGTATTTGTACGCCAGATGATCATGATGTATATCAAGGTAATCTATGGGGAGAAGGAGGAGAAGGAATTACTTTTGAGGAATGGGAGAAAGTGAGAGATGCTCACGGAGGTTTAGTGCAAACTCCAAATTTTGTAAATGTCGTTAATAAGACCCAATGTGGTCATATGCCAGAAGCATATGATCAGGCTCCAATGAAATCAAATATTAGTACGTGGTATACGCACTTGGTTTATGGTAAGGTTAGTTTTGCCGTTGTTAGTGATCGCCTTTTTAAATCGGGTCCTGAAATGGTGAGAGCAGGTGAGGGGAGAATAGATCACTTGACTTCGCCGGCAAAACCAGGAGAGTTAGAATCTGCCGACCTTAATTTTATGGGGCAACGCCAACTAGAGTTTTTAAACGATTGGGTTGCGGATTGGGAAGGAGTAAATATGAAAGTATTGCTTAGTCAAACGCTATTTTCTAATGTGGGTACGCACCACGGACCGGAGAAGGAATTTTTATTTGGAGACCTTGATTCTGGTGGATGGCCAAAATCTAGAAGAGACAAAGTAGTTGAAACGATAAGAAAGGCGTGTGCTTTTCACATTAATGGAGACCAGCATTTACCTTTTGTAGTTCAATACAGTATTAACGAGCCAAGAGATGGAGGTTGGACGTTCTGTACGCCCGCTATTTCTACAGGATATCCAAGATGGGGACAGCCAGATTCAGTCAACGTGCCTTTTACCGATAGACCGGCGCATGGTTTACCAAATACAGGATGCTACCGTGACGGATTCGGGAATGATAACTATATCTATGCCGTTGGTAATCCTACTGATGACTTTGAAGAAGAATTTGATCGCTACCAGAAAGCTCAGAAAAAGGCTTCAGGTTATGGCATAGTTACTTTTGACACAACAGAAAGAACTATAAAAATGGAAGCTTTTCGGTTTTTAGCTAATCTTGATATCATGTCAGAGAATAACACTTATCCAGGATGGCCACTTACGATTCAACAATCGGATAATGATGGGCGAAGGCCAATAGGTTATCTTCCTAAATTGGAAGTAAAATCGGCCAATCAATTACTTAAAATTATTAATGACGATACCAAAGAGCTGGTCCATGTCATGCGGATTAAAGGTAATACGTATACGCCGTCAGTTTATGAATTAGGAAAGTACACCCTTATTATAGGTGAAGGAGCTACGGAAAAAACCATAAGTGGTATAGAAATAACCATTGATCCTAAAAAGACCATTTCTGTCTAA
- a CDS encoding RagB/SusD family nutrient uptake outer membrane protein, producing the protein MTNFLYTYISRVPSFSRLIVLSMTLVLFIGCDKELEQFPSNAFAKDNFWTSESNANIALTGAYRGAIEYGTQVVPSDWWTYCGIVFMEFATDNAYDRRGDNSTQNRLTDGTLLPNNNVINGYWKGSYKRIAICNDFLENIGNVEMEQAKIDRMAAEVRFLRASTYFYISQFWGSAPLVTTTLTPDEANNVDKASKAELVSFIISELKASAEDLPSFGQISGSEAGRASKQAALAFLGRMYLGEENFAEASKVYKEIMDMGENIIDPDYASLFTPVNEASSENIFGTQYFGGQAGNSLPQHAYPAVASGWHIVNPLGSLADAYGFDDGTSLSYDDPKFDYADMGANRDPRFRYNLLWDGSSFGDKIYDCNPDSTESLDQLTYSKQATRTGYGLRKFFDESFSGNLKSDYGGNVPIIRYAEVLLSYLEAELEAGNPITQQLLDETINAVRGRASVGLPPITETDAATLRPILRNERRIELAFEGQRLWDIIRWDIGDEVLVGDFWGAPFPNSTLYPTTSKKIDPQSRWYVTTKNFRKGVDDVWPIPESEVNVNPKLGN; encoded by the coding sequence ATGACAAATTTTTTATATACATATATAAGTCGCGTACCTTCCTTTTCTAGGTTAATTGTTTTAAGCATGACGTTGGTTTTGTTTATTGGCTGCGATAAAGAATTGGAGCAATTTCCTAGCAATGCCTTTGCTAAAGATAATTTTTGGACATCAGAGTCCAATGCAAATATTGCTTTAACCGGTGCTTACCGTGGTGCAATTGAATATGGTACGCAAGTAGTACCTTCTGATTGGTGGACCTATTGCGGTATTGTTTTTATGGAATTCGCCACGGATAACGCGTATGATCGTAGAGGAGATAATTCTACTCAGAATCGTTTAACGGATGGAACGCTATTGCCAAACAACAATGTCATAAACGGCTATTGGAAAGGTTCTTACAAGCGAATAGCTATTTGTAATGACTTTTTGGAGAATATTGGTAATGTAGAAATGGAACAGGCAAAAATTGATAGAATGGCTGCCGAGGTTCGTTTTCTTCGTGCCTCCACTTATTTTTATATTTCTCAGTTTTGGGGAAGTGCTCCTTTGGTTACAACTACCTTAACGCCTGATGAGGCTAATAATGTAGATAAGGCATCAAAAGCAGAATTGGTTTCGTTTATAATTAGTGAGCTTAAAGCTTCAGCGGAAGATTTACCTTCATTTGGTCAAATATCCGGTTCTGAAGCGGGTAGGGCTAGCAAGCAAGCTGCTCTTGCTTTTTTAGGTAGAATGTATTTGGGAGAGGAGAATTTTGCAGAAGCTTCTAAAGTGTACAAGGAAATTATGGATATGGGCGAGAATATCATTGACCCTGATTATGCTTCCCTTTTTACACCTGTTAATGAAGCTAGCAGTGAAAATATCTTTGGCACTCAATATTTTGGAGGTCAAGCAGGAAATTCTTTACCACAACATGCGTATCCCGCAGTAGCTTCTGGTTGGCATATTGTAAACCCATTGGGAAGTTTGGCAGATGCTTATGGTTTTGACGATGGTACTTCATTATCATATGATGATCCTAAGTTTGATTATGCAGATATGGGGGCTAATAGAGACCCAAGGTTTAGATACAACCTACTTTGGGATGGTTCTTCTTTTGGAGATAAAATCTATGATTGCAACCCGGATAGTACAGAATCTTTAGATCAGTTAACATATTCCAAGCAGGCAACTAGAACAGGGTATGGATTACGAAAGTTTTTTGATGAATCTTTTAGTGGAAATTTAAAATCTGATTACGGCGGAAACGTTCCAATTATTAGATATGCCGAAGTTCTATTGAGTTATTTAGAAGCTGAACTTGAAGCGGGGAACCCTATTACACAGCAATTGTTAGATGAGACCATTAATGCGGTACGAGGAAGAGCTTCGGTTGGATTGCCTCCAATAACGGAAACAGATGCAGCAACGCTTCGTCCTATTCTTAGAAATGAAAGAAGAATTGAATTAGCATTTGAAGGTCAACGTCTTTGGGACATCATTAGATGGGATATTGGTGACGAGGTTTTGGTTGGTGATTTCTGGGGAGCTCCTTTTCCTAATTCCACTTTATATCCAACTACTTCTAAGAAAATAGACCCACAGTCGCGTTGGTACGTTACCACAAAGAATTTTAGAAAAGGGGTTGATGATGTTTGGCCTATTCCAGAATCTGAGGTGAATGTTAATCCAAAATTGGGGAACTAG
- a CDS encoding SusC/RagA family TonB-linked outer membrane protein, with protein MEKKPLFFILLKNILNKNRTVKISILMFAFALFNLHANSYAQNKKVSIEANNETIESVLKKIEAQSQFRFFYKSGKLNVAKRVTLSVEKRPIKEVLKMVFGNSVTYTLLKNQIVLKNDPSYKVPIETIVLDNLVEDQQYVTGVITDEMGVPLAGANVVEKGTTNGVTADFDGNFSLEPSSDDAILVVSYIGFATKEIPVDGQTTLTIKLVESAAGLEEVVVVGFGTQKKVNVIGSVSQVSSKDIENRPVTQVSQAITGQMPGVTVVQRSGRPGQSGGNISVRGVGSFGATPDALVLIDGIAGSMNDINPDDIKSISVLKDASSAAIYGARSANGVILITTKNGADNKFSINYNSYVGFNAATELPEFVNSWEYAEMYNIASGSNSFSADDISKYKSESDLDNYPNTKFLDDLFSKNGVQTSHTLTLSGGDEKNKYYVSVGILEQDGIVPKNSFSRYNFRMNLTNKLGDKFNLNTRFFGSVEKREEPQVTGNKGQGYRSEANRATDAANNAGSFVGDLVSNAVRYPAVVLGQDSQGNFGIGPESGGTPVAWLASESYLENPKTKAGVNVKLDYKPTDDLTFSAIGGYNFTLNEERSYYASQRLNEEIYLGQSYLNQYSNKEIYKTLQFTGEWSKEVGVHDFSLLGGYSFENEEFSFFNGYRQDFASNDYTVLDLGSAENQQSAGFDSEWALQSFFSRLKYSFDERYLFEATLRYDGSSRFPKNNKYAVFPAAAVGWRASQETFLEDVNWLSNLKFKASWGILGNQNIGNYPYQTVLASGRDYALGGGLSTGAAYSNYRDANIKWESTETTDIGIETGLFDGKVTFNATYFRRNTTDVLFKPSSSVSSVLGVGISETNTGAVKNTGWEFDLGHRGSKGDFSYSINGNFSVINNEVVTLGLGNVEQPNGFVGNGSDLFIGYPMQMYYGYKTDGVFLNDAETSSWPDQSAVNPTSQAGDFRYKDISGPDGVPDGIVDPTYDRTYLGSRIPKYTYGANINLNYKNFDFSLFLQGVSGVKGMLDNYAGYAFFNLGNIQKWQMDGRFDANNPVRNPGYPRLEVLTNSGSPNTATSDYWVINAGYLRVKNVQLGYNFPDSLTDLIGIDNLRMYIGAENLHSFNSYRDGWDPEINSSGGYYPILTTYTFGLNLKF; from the coding sequence ATGGAAAAAAAACCATTGTTTTTCATTCTATTGAAAAACATTCTTAACAAGAATCGCACAGTGAAAATCTCCATTCTAATGTTTGCTTTTGCCTTGTTCAATCTTCATGCGAATTCATACGCGCAAAACAAGAAGGTTTCTATAGAGGCCAATAACGAGACAATTGAAAGTGTACTTAAAAAAATAGAAGCGCAAAGCCAGTTCCGGTTTTTTTATAAATCGGGAAAGCTAAACGTAGCTAAAAGGGTGACTCTCAGTGTAGAGAAACGCCCTATAAAAGAAGTTTTAAAAATGGTATTTGGTAATAGTGTTACGTACACCTTATTGAAAAACCAGATTGTTCTAAAGAATGACCCTTCTTATAAAGTGCCAATTGAAACAATTGTATTAGATAATTTGGTTGAAGATCAACAGTATGTAACAGGTGTCATTACCGATGAAATGGGAGTGCCTCTTGCAGGCGCCAATGTTGTGGAAAAAGGAACGACAAATGGGGTTACCGCAGATTTTGATGGTAATTTTAGTCTAGAGCCTAGTTCTGATGATGCTATTTTGGTGGTTTCCTATATTGGTTTTGCCACCAAAGAAATTCCGGTTGATGGACAAACTACTTTAACTATAAAATTGGTAGAAAGTGCCGCAGGCTTGGAAGAAGTAGTTGTGGTTGGTTTTGGTACTCAAAAGAAGGTGAACGTAATTGGTTCCGTTTCTCAGGTGTCTTCCAAAGACATAGAAAATAGACCTGTTACTCAAGTTTCACAAGCCATTACAGGGCAAATGCCAGGGGTTACAGTTGTACAAAGGTCTGGTAGACCGGGTCAAAGCGGAGGAAATATTAGTGTAAGAGGGGTTGGCTCTTTTGGAGCAACACCAGACGCATTGGTCTTGATTGATGGTATTGCCGGTAGCATGAACGATATAAATCCGGATGATATTAAATCTATTTCAGTATTAAAAGATGCCTCTTCAGCTGCTATTTATGGAGCACGTTCTGCAAACGGGGTAATTTTAATAACTACAAAAAATGGTGCTGATAATAAGTTTTCTATCAATTATAATAGCTACGTAGGTTTTAATGCAGCAACGGAACTTCCTGAATTTGTAAACTCTTGGGAATATGCGGAGATGTACAATATAGCTTCTGGTAGTAATAGTTTTTCTGCAGATGACATTTCAAAATACAAGTCAGAAAGTGATTTGGATAATTACCCGAACACTAAATTCTTAGATGATTTATTTTCGAAGAATGGTGTACAGACATCGCACACGTTAACTCTTAGTGGAGGCGATGAAAAGAACAAGTATTATGTTTCTGTAGGTATTTTAGAGCAGGACGGTATTGTTCCAAAAAACAGTTTTAGCAGGTACAATTTCCGAATGAATCTTACCAACAAACTTGGTGACAAGTTCAATTTGAATACACGGTTCTTTGGTTCTGTAGAAAAGAGAGAAGAGCCACAGGTAACTGGGAACAAAGGACAGGGCTATAGAAGTGAAGCAAATAGAGCAACCGATGCCGCTAATAACGCTGGAAGTTTTGTTGGAGATTTAGTGTCTAATGCCGTAAGATATCCTGCCGTAGTTTTAGGGCAAGATTCTCAAGGTAATTTTGGTATTGGACCTGAGAGCGGTGGAACTCCTGTAGCTTGGTTGGCTTCTGAATCTTATTTAGAAAATCCAAAAACAAAGGCAGGTGTAAATGTAAAGTTGGATTATAAGCCTACCGATGATTTAACATTTTCTGCAATAGGTGGATATAACTTTACTTTGAACGAGGAACGTTCTTACTATGCATCGCAACGTCTTAATGAGGAAATTTACCTCGGCCAATCATATTTAAATCAGTATAGTAATAAAGAGATTTACAAAACACTGCAATTTACAGGAGAGTGGTCTAAGGAAGTTGGTGTTCATGACTTTAGTCTTTTAGGAGGATACTCTTTTGAAAATGAAGAATTTTCGTTTTTCAATGGATACCGTCAAGATTTTGCAAGTAACGATTATACGGTATTAGATTTAGGGAGTGCGGAGAACCAACAGTCTGCGGGTTTTGATTCTGAATGGGCTTTACAATCTTTCTTTTCTAGGTTAAAATATAGTTTTGATGAACGTTATCTTTTTGAAGCCACACTTCGTTATGATGGTTCGTCAAGATTTCCTAAAAACAATAAGTATGCTGTTTTTCCTGCCGCCGCGGTAGGTTGGAGAGCTTCTCAAGAAACTTTCTTGGAAGATGTTAATTGGTTGTCAAATTTAAAGTTCAAAGCTTCTTGGGGTATTTTAGGTAACCAGAACATTGGTAACTACCCGTATCAAACTGTATTGGCTTCAGGGCGTGATTACGCTTTGGGTGGCGGATTATCTACAGGAGCTGCATACTCTAATTACCGTGATGCGAATATTAAATGGGAGTCAACAGAAACTACCGATATAGGTATTGAAACGGGACTTTTTGATGGAAAGGTAACTTTTAACGCGACCTATTTTAGAAGGAATACTACAGATGTACTCTTTAAACCATCATCTAGTGTGTCTTCCGTGCTTGGTGTAGGTATAAGTGAAACTAATACAGGGGCAGTTAAGAATACAGGTTGGGAATTCGATTTAGGACATAGAGGCAGCAAAGGTGATTTTAGCTATTCCATTAATGGAAACTTTTCCGTAATAAACAATGAAGTGGTAACTCTAGGTTTAGGTAATGTAGAGCAACCAAATGGCTTTGTAGGTAACGGTTCAGACCTTTTTATAGGTTATCCAATGCAGATGTACTATGGTTATAAAACAGATGGTGTGTTCTTAAATGATGCAGAAACTTCTAGCTGGCCAGATCAAAGTGCTGTAAATCCTACTTCTCAAGCAGGGGATTTTAGGTATAAGGATATTAGCGGTCCAGATGGTGTACCTGATGGAATTGTAGATCCTACTTATGATAGGACTTATCTAGGGAGTAGAATTCCAAAATACACCTACGGGGCTAACATCAACTTAAATTATAAAAACTTCGATTTTTCTTTGTTCCTACAGGGGGTGAGCGGTGTAAAAGGTATGTTGGATAATTATGCCGGTTATGCTTTTTTCAACTTGGGAAATATTCAAAAATGGCAAATGGATGGTCGTTTTGATGCTAATAATCCCGTACGTAATCCTGGTTACCCAAGGTTGGAAGTATTGACTAATAGTGGCTCGCCAAACACGGCTACATCAGATTACTGGGTAATTAACGCAGGTTATTTAAGAGTTAAAAACGTACAGTTAGGATATAATTTTCCTGATTCTTTAACTGATTTGATAGGCATAGATAACCTAAGGATGTATATAGGAGCAGAGAATTTACATTCTTTCAACTCTTATAGAGATGGATGGGATCCTGAAATTAATTCTTCTGGTGGATACTATCCTATTTTAACTACGTACACCTTTGGTTTAAATTTAAAATTTTAG
- a CDS encoding FecR family protein, with the protein MNEKKAKKLFKKYVNNECSQEERDLMERFLESYQGERISASDFRFDSEAKEEVWQKITNKTKAPQSKKNNFNGFILKYAAIFIGLVGLAIVFNYLLKDGSEKGHLIIEDNAIVLKTGDNRERKIIVGGGESITDAHGNILASQSNDQMVYHGKATTELVYNEIIIPKGKTFELKLSDGTLVHLNADTSLKYPVSFIKGEDRKVFLKGEAYFEVAKDPEHKFTVVAKDVDVQVLGTHFNVSCYTGEETYAVLAEGSVAISDKRAGHVSDSLSILKPGQKAAMQEDALVISEVEINDYLNWRNGDLTFNNEPFENIVKKIERRYGVRIENGYTELESIRFRGAFKNETIEDLLDTFKESAEFDYEITNNQIRIKKPT; encoded by the coding sequence ATGAACGAAAAAAAAGCAAAAAAACTCTTTAAGAAATATGTGAACAATGAGTGTTCTCAGGAAGAAAGAGATTTAATGGAGCGTTTTCTTGAATCATATCAAGGAGAGCGTATCTCAGCATCAGATTTTAGATTTGATAGTGAAGCAAAAGAAGAGGTTTGGCAGAAAATCACGAATAAAACTAAGGCTCCGCAATCAAAGAAAAATAACTTCAACGGTTTTATATTAAAGTACGCGGCCATTTTTATTGGTTTAGTGGGGCTTGCCATAGTTTTTAATTATCTATTGAAAGATGGTAGTGAAAAGGGCCACTTAATTATTGAGGATAATGCTATTGTTTTAAAGACAGGAGATAACCGCGAAAGAAAAATCATAGTTGGTGGAGGAGAATCTATAACTGATGCACACGGAAATATTTTGGCATCCCAATCCAATGACCAAATGGTCTATCACGGTAAGGCAACTACCGAGTTGGTCTATAATGAGATTATCATTCCTAAAGGAAAAACTTTTGAATTGAAACTTTCTGATGGCACACTTGTGCACCTTAATGCAGATACCTCTTTAAAATACCCAGTAAGTTTTATTAAAGGCGAAGACCGAAAAGTATTTTTAAAAGGTGAGGCTTATTTTGAAGTGGCCAAAGACCCTGAGCATAAATTTACTGTGGTAGCCAAGGATGTTGATGTTCAGGTTCTAGGTACTCATTTTAATGTTAGCTGTTATACCGGAGAAGAAACCTATGCGGTACTTGCAGAAGGTAGTGTTGCTATTAGTGACAAGCGTGCTGGCCACGTGAGTGATAGCTTAAGCATTCTAAAACCAGGTCAAAAAGCAGCAATGCAGGAAGATGCTTTGGTAATAAGTGAGGTAGAAATAAACGATTACTTGAACTGGCGAAATGGGGATTTAACTTTTAACAATGAGCCTTTTGAAAATATTGTAAAGAAGATAGAGCGTCGCTACGGAGTCCGAATTGAAAATGGATATACAGAATTAGAATCGATTCGGTTTAGAGGGGCTTTTAAAAATGAAACTATAGAAGATTTACTTGACACTTTTAAGGAGAGTGCTGAGTTTGATTACGAGATAACCAATAACCAAATACGAATTAAAAAACCAACATAA
- a CDS encoding RNA polymerase sigma factor, giving the protein MITEDIKLLEGMKEDDNSSFKAVYEKYSKVLFIYAHNIIKDKVICEDIIQEVFISLWAKRKTSNISSLKPYLFQAVKFQIFNHFRNNKFSTEDLTRLNIIDVSMNVSQKLEYSELDQIIRDQVAKLPKRCRHIFVLSRYDHKSNKEIAEELEISVQAVKNQISKALAFLRNNLQLEEAVIISLILLH; this is encoded by the coding sequence ATGATAACTGAAGATATTAAGCTCTTAGAAGGTATGAAGGAAGATGATAATTCTTCTTTCAAGGCTGTTTATGAGAAATACTCTAAAGTTCTGTTTATCTACGCTCATAACATTATAAAGGACAAGGTAATTTGTGAAGACATTATTCAGGAGGTTTTTATATCGCTTTGGGCAAAAAGAAAAACTAGTAACATATCTTCTCTAAAACCGTATCTCTTTCAAGCGGTAAAATTTCAGATATTCAATCATTTTAGAAACAACAAGTTTTCAACTGAGGATTTGACAAGGTTGAATATAATAGATGTTTCAATGAATGTCTCACAGAAATTGGAATATTCTGAACTTGATCAGATTATTCGTGACCAGGTCGCCAAATTGCCTAAAAGGTGTCGTCATATTTTTGTATTAAGTAGGTATGACCATAAATCGAATAAAGAAATCGCGGAAGAACTTGAGATATCCGTACAGGCGGTAAAAAACCAAATATCAAAAGCATTAGCATTTTTACGAAACAATCTTCAGTTAGAAGAAGCTGTTATTATTTCTCTTATTCTCCTTCATTAG